Proteins co-encoded in one Medicago truncatula cultivar Jemalong A17 chromosome 8, MtrunA17r5.0-ANR, whole genome shotgun sequence genomic window:
- the LOC11440157 gene encoding disease resistance protein RUN1 — MAFRESSSSSSSFFSYGFTYDVFLSFRGLDTRYGFTGNLYKALYDKGIHTFIDDEELQRGHEITPSLLEAIEESRIAIIVLSKNYASSSFCLHELVKILDCIKGKGRLVWPIFYDVDPSDVRKQTGSYGEALAMLGERFNDNNLQIWKNALQQVANLSGWHFKIGDGYEYEFIGKIVEHVSKKMNRVALPVADYPVGLEPQVLEINSLLDIGSDDEVNMIGIHGSGGIGKTTLALAVYNLIADHFEALCFLENVRENSNKHGLQHLQKILLSETLGEKKIKLTSVKQGISIIKHRLQQKKVLLILDDVDKIEQLEALVGGFYWLGSGSRVIITTRDKHLLSSHGVKRTYEVNVLNEKDALRLLTWKAFKTEVFHPSYFDVLKRAVGYASGLPLALIVIGSNLFGKNIQEWESALHRYEIIPNKEIQNILKVSFDALEEDEKSVFLDMACIYIGKEYQLANMENMLYAHFDACMKYHIGVLVEKSLIKISWTGKYIVHDLIGDMAKEIVRLESPDEPGKRSRLWFHEDIIQVLEDNSGTSAIKSIYLMECDDEVELDESAFKNMKNLKTLIIKGGHFSKGPKHLPNSLRVVEWWNYPSEYFPYDFNPKKLAIFELPKSSLMSLKLTDLMKKFLNMKILNFDDAEFLTEIPDTSSLLNLELFSFKRCKNLTTIHESVGFLEKLKVLSAQGCRKLRKFPPIKLISLEELNVSFCTNLESFPEILGKMENMKNLVLEETSFKEMPNSFQNLTHLQTLQLRCCGVFKLPSCILTMPKLVEIIGWVSEGWQFPKSDEAEDKVSSMVPSNVESLRLTFCNLSDEFVPIILTWFVNVKELHLAHNNFTILPECIKECHLLRVLCVDECHYLQEVRGIAPNLKILYARGCKSLTCTEMFMNQELHEAGSTMFYLPRSRIPDWFEHCSSNGSSFFWFRNKFPAIALCLVPSSIFVESTIYPIVIINGNECKLDSRDRFPHLSVEPDHTYIFDLQMIKFEDNLDEALLEDEWNHVEIMYQGENNALVPIESGIHVFKQKCITDDIRFTDP, encoded by the exons ATGGCTTTTAgagaatcttcatcttcatcttcttctttcttcagtTATGGATTCACCTACGATGTGTTCCTCAGCTTTAGAGGCTTAGACACTCGCTATGGTTTTACTGGAAATCTCTACAAAGCTCTTTATGATAAGGGAATCCACACCTTTATTGACGATGAAGAACTTCAAAGAGGACATGAAATCACACCATCACTTTTAGAGGCAATTGAAGAGTCTAGGATTGCCATTATTGTGCTCTCTAAAAACTatgcttcttcttcattttgctTACATGAACTTGTCAAGATCCTTGACTGCATTAAGGGAAAAGGTAGGTTGGTTTGGCCAatcttttatgatgttgatccTTCTGATGTGAGGAAGCAGACAGGATCTTACGGTGAAGCTTTAGCTATGCTTGGAGAGAGATTCAATGATAATAACTTGCAAATATGGAAGAATGCTTTGCAACAAGTAGCTAACTTGTCTGGATGGCATTTCAAAATTGG GGATGGATATGAGTACGAGTTTATTGGAAAGATTGTTGAACATGTTTCCAAGAAGATGAATCGTGTTGCTTTACCCGTTGCTGACTACCCAGTTGGACTAGAGCCTCAAGTTCTAGAAATAAATTCACTTCTTGATATCGGGTCCGATGATGAGGTAAACATGATTGGGATCCATGGAAGTGGAGGGATAGGTAAAACAACACTTGCTCTGGCTGTTTATAATCTGATTGCCGATCACTTTGAAGCTTTGTGTTTTCTTGAAAATGTGAGagaaaattcaaataaacaCGGGTTACAACATCTCCAAAAGATTCTTCTTTCAGAAACCCTtggagaaaagaaaattaagttaACAAGTGTCAAACAAGGAATTTCAATAATAAAGCACAGACTCCAACAAAAAAAGGTTCTTTTGATTCTAGATGATGTTGATAAAATAGAACAACTGGAGGCCTTGGTTGGAGGATTCTATTGGCTTGGTTCTGGAAGCAGAGTTATTATTACAACTAGGGACAAACATTTGTTGTCAAGTCACGGGGTTAAGAGAACATATGAAGTAAATGTGTTAAACGAGAAAGATGCTCTTCGGTTGCTTACATGGAAAGCTTTTAAAACAGAAGTATTTCATCCTAGTTATTTTGATGTCTTGAAGCGTGCAGTAGGTTATGCTTCTGGACTTCCATTGGCTTTGATAGTTATTGGTTCCAATTTATTTGGAAAGAATATACAAGAATGGGAATCTGCATTACATCGATATGAAATCATTCCAAATAAAGAGATCCAAAATATACTCAAAGTAAGTTTTGATGCTTTGGAGGAAGATGAGAAAAGTGTTTTTCTTGACATGGCTTGTATCTACATAGGAAAAGAGTATCAATTGGCAAATATGGAAAATATGCTTTATGCTCATTTTGATGCTTGCATGAAATATCATATTGGAGTATTGGTTGAAAAATCTCTCATAAAGATTAGTTGGACAGGTAAGTACATTGTACATGACTTGATTGGGGACATGGCTAAAGAAATTGTTAGATTGGAATCACCAGACGAACCTGGAAAACGTAGTCGATTATGGTTTCACGAAGATATAATTCAAGTTTTAGAAGACAATTCA GGGACAAGCGCGATTAAATCCATATACCTGATGGAGTGTGATGATGAGGTAGAATTGGATGAATCGGCCTTCAAGAATATGAAAAACCTAAAAACACTTATTATCAAAGGTGGCCATTTCTCCAAAGGACCCAAACATCTTCCAAATAGTTTAAGAGTAGTGGAATGGTGGAATTATCCTTCAGAATATTTTCCATATGATTTTAATCCAAAGAAACTTGCCATATTCGAGTTACCAAAAAGTAGCTTAATGTCACTCAAGTTGACTGACTTAATGAAG aAGTTCTTGAATATgaagattttgaattttgatgacgCGGAATTTTTAACAGAAATACCTGATACATCTTCTCTTTtaaatttagaattattttcatttaaacgTTGTAAGAATTTAACTACAATTCACGAATCGGTTGGGTTCTTGGAAAAACTTAAGGTCTTGAGTGCCCAAGGTTGCCGTAAGCTTAGGAAATTTCCACCTATCAAATTGATATCCCTTGAAGAACTCAATGTTTCATTTTGCACAAATCTCGAGAGTTTTCCAGAAATATTAGGAAAGATGGAAAATATGAAAAACCTTGTGTTGGAGGAAACTTCCTTTAAAGAAATgccaaattcatttcaaaatctCACTCATCTCCAAACATTGCAGCTGCGTTGTTGTGGAGTGTTCAAGTTGCCAAGTTGCATTCTCACGATGCCAAAACTAGTTGAAATAATTGGCTGGGTTTCAGAAGGATGGCAATTCCCAAAATCAGATGAGGCTGAAGATAAAGTGAGCTCAATGGTTCCTTCAAACGTAGAATCTCTTCGTCTTACATTCTGCAATCTCTCAGATGAATTTGTTCCAATAATTCTCACATGGTTTGTTAATGTGAAAGAATTACACTTAGCCCATAATAATTTCACAATTCTCCCAGAATGCATAAAAGAATGTCATTTGTTAAGGGTACTTTGCGTGGATGAATGCCATTATCTTCAAGAAGTTAGAGGAATAGCGCCAAACTTGAAAATATTGTATGCACGAGGATGCAAATCTTTGACCTGTACAGAAATGTTTATGAATCAg GAATTGCATGAAGCTGGAAGTACCATGTTTTATTTGCCAAGATCAAGAATTCCAGATTGGTTTGAGCACTGTAGCAGCAATGGGTCAAGTTTCTTTTGGTTCCGTAACAAGTTCCCTGCTATAGCACTTTGTCTTGTTCCCAGTTCGATATTTGTCGAATCTACAATCTATCCCATCGTGATCATCAATGGCAATGAATGTAAACTTGACTCTAGGGACAGATTTCCCCATTTGTCCGTTGAACCAgatcatacatatatttttgaTCTTCAAATGATAAAATTCGAAGATAATTTGGATGAAGCACTTTTAGAAGATGAATGGAACCATGTGGAGATTATGTATCAAGGTGAAAACAATGCCCTAGTCCCCATTGAAAGTGGAATCCATGTATTCAAACAGAAGTGTATCACAGATGATATTCGATTCACGGACCCTTGA
- the LOC11440554 gene encoding putative pentatricopeptide repeat-containing protein At1g77010, mitochondrial: MTMELHSVCRTIREARQLHLSLLKTGNLHSSVITTNRLLQLYSRRGSLHDASKLFDEMPQPNPFSWNTLIEAHINLGHRNKSLELFHAMPHKTHYSWNLIVSTLSKSGDLQQAQALFNAMPMKNPLVWNSMIHGYSRHGYPRNSLLLFKEMNLDPLETVHRDAFVLSTVFGACADLFALDCGKQVHARVFIDGFEFEQDKVLCSSIVNFYGKCGDLDSAARVVGFVKEVDDFSLSALVSGYANAGRMSDARKVFDNKVDPCSVLWNSIISGYVSNGEEMEALALFNKMRRNGVWGDFSAVANILSISSSLLNVELVKQMHDHAFKIGATHDIVVASTLLDAYSKCQHPHDSCKLFHELKVYDAILLNTMITVYCNCGRVEDAKEVFNSMPNKTLISWNSILVGLTQNACPSEALDTFSMMNKLDVKMDKFSFASVISACAIKSSLELGEQLFGKAITLGLESDQIICTSLVDFYCKCGLVEMGRKVFDGMIKTDEVSWNTMLMGYATNGYGIEALTLFNEMGYSGVRPSAITFTGILSACDHCGLVEEGRDLFRTMKHDYDINPGIEHYSCMVDLFARVGCFGEAMYLIEEMPFQADANMWLSVLRGCVSHGNKTIGKMAAEKIIQLDPGNSGAYIQLSNILATSEDWEGSAEVRELMRNKNVQKIPGCSWMDC, from the coding sequence ATGACTATGGAGTTACATAGTGTGTGCCGCACGATTCGTGAAGCCAGACAACTTCACCTCTCACTCCTCAAAACCGGTAATCTGCATTCATCCGTCATCACCACCAACCGCCTCCTCCAATTATACTCACGCCGCGGCTCTCTCCATGATGCATCCAAACTGTTCGACGAAATGCCGCAACCAAATCCTTTCTCATGGAACACCCTCATTGAAGCTCACATTAACTTAGGTCACAGAAACAAGTCACTGGAATTGTTCCATGCCATGCCCCACAAAACCCATTACTCCTGGAACCTCATTGTTTCGACGCTTTCCAAGTCGGGTGATCTTCAACAAGCTCAGGCTCTCTTCAATGCCATGCCTATGAAGAATCCTCTTGTTTGGAATTCGATGATTCATGGTTATTCTCGACATGGGTATCCTAGAAATTCGCTTTTACTTTTTAAGGAGATGAATTTGGACCCTTTGGAAACGGTGCACCGTGATGCGTTTGTGTTGTCAACTGTTTTTGGTGCATGTGCTGATTTGTTTGCTCTTGATTGTGGGAAACAAGTTCATGCGCGTGTTTTTATTGATGGTTTTGAATTCGAACAAGACAAGGTTTTGTGTAGTTCGATAGTTAATTTTTATGGGAAATGTGGTGATTTGGATAGTGCTGCTCGGGTCGTGGGTTTTGTGAAGGaagttgatgatttttctttatCTGCTTTGGTATCGGGTTATGCAAATGCCGGTAGAATGAGTGATGCAAGAAAGGTTTTTGATAACAAGGTTGATCCTTGTTCTGTGCTGTGGAATTCGATTATTTCTGGTTACGTGTCCAATGGTGAGGAAATGGAAGCATTGGCTCTATTCAACAAAATGCGTAGGAATGGGGTTTGGGGAGATTTCTCTGCTGTTGCAAACATTTTGAGTATTTCCAGTAGCTTGCTCAATGTTGAACTTGTGAAGCAAATGCATGATCATGCTTTTAAGATTGGGGCGACTCATGATATTGTGGTCGCTAGTACTCTGCTTGATGCATACTCCAAATGTCAACACCCCCATGACTCTTGCAAGTTGTTTCATGAGCTCAAAGTTTATGATGCGATCTTGCTTAATACTATGATTACTGTGTATTGTAATTGTGGAAGAGTTGAAGATGCAAAAGAAGTTTTTAACTCGATGCCTAATAAAACCTTGATTTCATGGAATTCAATCTTGGTTGGCCTCACTCAGAATGCATGTCCAAGTGAGGCGTTGGATACTTTCTCTATGATGAATAAGCTGGATGTGAAAATGGACAAGTTTAGCTTTGCTAGTGTTATAAGTGCTTGTGCTATTAAATCATCCCTTGAACTCGGTGAGCAGTTATTTGGTAAAGCTATTACTTTGGGGCTTGAATCTGACCAAATAATTTGTACCTCACTTGTTGATTTTTATTGTAAATGTGGTCTTGTTGAGATGGGACGAAAAGTTTTTGATGGAATGATTAAAACTGATGAAGTTTCATGGAATACAATGCTGATGGGATATGCAACAAATGGATATGGAATAGAAGCACTAACCCTTTTTAATGAAATGGGGTATAGTGGTGTGAGGCCTTCAGCTATCACTTTTACTGGGATTCTTTCAGCCTGTGATCACTGTGGTCTTGTAGAAGAAGGAAGGGATCTATTTCGTACTAtgaagcatgactatgatataaATCCAGGGATTGAACATTACTCTTGCATGGTAGACCTTTTTGCCAGAGTTGGTTGTTTTGGGGAAGCAATGTATCTTATTGAAGAGATGCCTTTTCAGGCTGATGCAAACATGTGGTTATCAGTATTAAGAGGCTGCGTATCCCATGGAAATAAGACTATTGGAAAGATGGCTGCAGAGAAAATTATTCAGCTTGATCCTGGAAATTCAGGTGCTTATATACAATTGTCTAACATACTTGCAACTTCGGAGGATTGGGAAGGATCAGCAGAAGTAAGAGAGTTGATGAGAAATAAGAATGTTCAGAAGATTCCTGGTTGCAGTTGGATGGATTGTTAA